One window of Penaeus chinensis breed Huanghai No. 1 chromosome 3, ASM1920278v2, whole genome shotgun sequence genomic DNA carries:
- the LOC125043389 gene encoding tRNA selenocysteine 1-associated protein 1-like, which translates to MAREGALWMGDLADYMDENFIIAAFRALGEENVQNVKVMKNRYTGHPAGYCFVNFSSDQAALTAMHKLNGKVIPHSQPPVRFKLNHSSTRGNNTDKEYSLWVGDLTPDVDDFALYKTFGSRYNSIKTAKVIYDPNGQSKGFAFVRFYSEDEYKDALTHMNGFKGLGQKPLKVSYAVPKKQHYPGMNHMGGDYSQYYEQYWNNYAAWQNYGTYYDPYSSSYGDYNTGLEGGSGDAKDTSKEDFEPVEWNVPIDVDKANSEYIERSEELWQAIEKARWTFWEEAKEDE; encoded by the exons ATGGCTCGAGAGGGTGCACTGTGGATGGGTGAT CTGGCAGATTACATGGATGAAAACTTTATCATTGCTGCTTTCCGTGCTCTTGGTGAGGAGAATGTTCAGAATGTAAAG GTGATGAAGAACAGGTACACGGGCCACCCAGCTGGCTACTGCTTTGTCAACTTCTCCTCTGACCAGGCTGCCTTGACTGCCATGCACAAGCTCAATGGGAAGGTCATTCCACATAGTCAGCCG CCTGTGCGATTCAAGTTGAACCACAGCAGTACACGTGGTAACAACACAGATAAAGAGTATTCTCTGTGGGTGGGCGACCTTACACCTGATGTGGATGACTTTGCCCTGTACAAGACTTTTGGGAGCAGATATAACAGCATCAAGACCGCAAAAG ttaTATATGATCCTAATGGACAAAGCAAAGGATTTGCTTTTGTGAGATTTTATTCAGAAGATGAATACAAAGATGCCCTTACACACATGAATGGCTTCAAGGGCCTGGGGCAAAAGCCTCTGAAAGTGAGTTATGCTGTGCCCAAGAAGCAGCATTACCCTGGCAT GAATCACATGGGCGGTGACTATAGCCAGTACTATGAGCAGTATTGGAATAATTATGCTGCTTGGCAAAACTACGGCACATACTATGACCCTTACTCGTCTTCCTATGGGGACTACAACACTGGTTTGGAAGGAGGCTCAGGGGATGCTAAGGACACAAGCAAGGAAGATTTTGAACCTGTGG AGTGGAATGTCCCCATTGATGTTGACAAGGCCAATTCAGAATAcatagagaggagtgaggaactGTGGCAGGCGATTGAGAAGGCTCGCTGGACTTTCTGGGAAGAGGCCAAGGAAgatgaatga